A stretch of the Halomonas sp. CH40 genome encodes the following:
- the tsaE gene encoding tRNA (adenosine(37)-N6)-threonylcarbamoyltransferase complex ATPase subunit type 1 TsaE gives MQLALVDESRHVAFGEALGRVFAGSGRVYLEGDLGAGKTTLTRGILRAYGYQGAVKSPTYTLIEPYELGGQRIYHLDLYRLGDPEELEFIGGRDVLDDDALCLVEWPSRGDGWLPKADLHIHLALADTGRLATLEGITQRGQQWLKKLPVDEF, from the coding sequence ATGCAGCTGGCTTTGGTTGATGAGTCTCGTCATGTCGCCTTTGGTGAAGCGCTAGGGCGCGTATTTGCAGGAAGTGGTCGGGTGTACCTGGAAGGTGATCTGGGCGCCGGTAAAACAACCCTGACCCGTGGTATTCTGCGCGCTTATGGCTATCAGGGGGCGGTCAAAAGCCCGACTTACACCTTGATCGAGCCTTATGAACTGGGTGGTCAGCGGATTTACCATCTGGATCTGTATCGCCTGGGTGACCCGGAAGAACTTGAGTTTATTGGTGGGCGCGATGTGCTCGACGATGACGCCCTGTGTCTGGTGGAATGGCCAAGCCGTGGGGACGGCTGGCTGCCCAAAGCAGACCTTCATATCCACCTGGCCCTGGCGGATACGGGGCGCCTGGCAACCCTTGAAGGCATCACTCAGCGCGGCCAGCAATGGTTAAAAAAGTTGCCGGTGGATGAATTTTAA
- a CDS encoding NAD(P)H-hydrate dehydratase — protein sequence MSLLNTSRLRPLYRAEQVRELDRRTIAGGIDGFALMQRAASSAWHGFRARWPQVRSISVVCGRGNNGGDGHVLAALAAQSGLKVQRITTAPLDELGGDAAKAAELATAAGVGCENWHRDTAFHGEVIVDALLGTGLRGPVEGVFRQVIEAINLARKPVLAIDIPSGVEADTGAVLGCAIQSDCTVTFIGDKIGLHTGDAPAYTGDIDFRPLGVKSQAFFDIPPSAWLLDECLLEEAFSPRQRIAHKGDMGHLLVLGGAPGFGGAALIASQAAARLGAGKVSLATAPEHITASLVRCPEVMAHRVRGVADLGELTTQSDVLVVGPGLGQGAWGQAMLQSALASPCPLVVDADGLNLLARYWPDMQRDDWVLTPHPGEAARLLNITTAAVQEDRPAAVRALQKHYGGSVILKGAGTLVAGPSGLVVCPYGNPGMASGGMGDALSGILGALLAQGYDIEQSAWLATLVHALAADRAADAQGERGLLASDLAFYARQLINP from the coding sequence GTGAGTCTCTTGAATACCTCCCGGCTGAGACCGCTTTACCGCGCAGAGCAGGTGCGCGAACTGGATCGCCGCACCATTGCCGGTGGCATTGACGGCTTTGCACTCATGCAACGAGCGGCTTCCAGCGCCTGGCATGGTTTTCGTGCCCGTTGGCCGCAGGTTCGCAGCATCAGCGTGGTGTGTGGGCGTGGCAACAATGGCGGCGACGGACATGTGTTGGCCGCCTTGGCTGCCCAGTCCGGCCTGAAGGTGCAGCGTATTACCACAGCGCCACTGGATGAGCTGGGCGGGGATGCTGCCAAGGCCGCCGAACTGGCCACAGCAGCCGGTGTCGGCTGTGAAAACTGGCACCGTGATACTGCTTTTCACGGTGAGGTCATTGTTGATGCGCTGCTTGGAACCGGTTTGCGTGGCCCGGTGGAAGGTGTTTTTCGCCAGGTGATAGAGGCGATTAATCTGGCGCGCAAGCCGGTGCTGGCGATTGATATTCCGTCTGGCGTAGAGGCTGATACAGGCGCTGTGCTCGGGTGTGCCATCCAGTCTGACTGCACGGTGACCTTTATTGGCGACAAGATTGGCCTGCACACCGGTGATGCGCCGGCCTACACTGGCGATATTGATTTTCGCCCGCTGGGGGTTAAATCCCAGGCGTTTTTTGATATTCCGCCCAGCGCCTGGCTGCTGGATGAATGCCTGCTGGAAGAAGCCTTTTCGCCGCGCCAGCGAATTGCTCATAAAGGCGATATGGGCCATCTGCTGGTGCTCGGGGGCGCTCCTGGCTTTGGCGGCGCCGCACTGATCGCCTCCCAGGCGGCGGCACGTCTTGGAGCGGGCAAGGTCAGCCTCGCCACGGCACCGGAGCACATCACTGCCAGCCTGGTACGCTGCCCTGAAGTCATGGCGCACCGTGTGCGCGGCGTGGCTGATCTGGGTGAGCTTACAACCCAGAGTGATGTCCTGGTGGTCGGCCCTGGCTTGGGGCAGGGCGCCTGGGGGCAGGCAATGCTGCAATCTGCATTGGCCTCGCCTTGCCCGCTGGTGGTCGATGCCGATGGCTTGAACCTTTTGGCACGTTACTGGCCAGATATGCAGCGCGATGACTGGGTGTTGACACCCCACCCAGGAGAAGCTGCACGGCTGTTGAATATCACCACGGCCGCCGTGCAGGAAGATCGCCCGGCCGCTGTTCGGGCATTGCAAAAACACTACGGTGGAAGCGTGATTTTAAAGGGGGCTGGCACTCTGGTGGCCGGGCCCAGCGGCCTGGTAGTTTGCCCGTATGGTAACCCTGGGATGGCGAGCGGCGGCATGGGCGACGCCTTGAGCGGTATTCTGGGCGCCTTACTGGCACAAGGCTATGATATTGAACAAAGTGCCTGGCTTGCCACCCTGGTGCATGCCCTGGCGGCTGACAGAGCAGCGGACGCTCAGGGTGAACGTGGCCTGCTGGCCAGTGATCTGGCATTCTATGCACGTCAATTGATCAACCCTTGA